In Romboutsia lituseburensis, a genomic segment contains:
- a CDS encoding PepSY domain-containing protein encodes MKKELIATLIISTSIFCVACNNSTPVKDEPPKEQATQTKITIEEAKDIALKHAKLTNDKVTFVKTEENMDDGVKTYDVEFYVDKTEYDYEINADTGEIIEFDQDIENHEIKQDEKLNNNAKITEEQAKEIALKHANLTSDKVNFSKVEYEIDKTTGVENYDIDFYYNNQEYSYDIDSQSGKVISYEIDKK; translated from the coding sequence ATGAAAAAAGAATTAATAGCAACACTTATTATAAGCACAAGTATATTTTGTGTAGCATGTAATAATTCAACACCAGTAAAAGATGAACCACCTAAAGAACAAGCTACACAAACTAAAATAACAATAGAAGAAGCTAAAGATATAGCTTTAAAGCATGCAAAATTAACAAATGATAAAGTTACATTTGTGAAAACTGAAGAGAACATGGACGATGGGGTAAAAACATATGATGTTGAATTTTATGTAGATAAGACTGAATATGATTATGAAATCAATGCAGATACAGGAGAAATCATAGAATTTGACCAAGATATAGAAAACCATGAAATTAAGCAAGATGAAAAGCTTAATAATAATGCAAAGATAACTGAAGAACAAGCAAAAGAAATAGCATTAAAACATGCAAATCTAACAAGTGACAAAGTAAACTTTTCAAAAGTTGAATATGAAATTGATAAGACTACAGGCGTAGAAAATTATGATATAGATTTTTATTATAACAATCAAGAATATAGCTATGATATAGATTCACAAAGTGGAAAAGTTATATCATATGAAATCGATAAAAAGTAA
- the sstT gene encoding serine/threonine transporter SstT: MNTLVTKWNNISLVKRIIMGLILGTVLALVVPSATPIALLGSLFVGALKAVAPVLVFFLVMAALCQHKEGKKTNMKSIVFLYLLGTLIAGMVAVIGSFMFPIKLTLVAGAEGVTPPGGVGEVLQTLLMNVVSNPVSSLANANYIGILTWALVFGLALKNSSDSTKQVIINISDAVSQAVRWIINLAPFGIMGLVFDTIATAGIESLFSYGQLIVLLVGCMAFVALVVNPILTFIATRKNPYPLVFKCLKESGITAFFTRSSAANIPVNMGLCKDLGLDEDTYSVSIPLGATINMGGAAITISVLALAAAHTMGVKVDIGTAVILSVLSAVSACGASGVAGGSLLLVPLACSLFGIPNDIAMQVVGVGFIVGVIQDSCETALNSSTDVLYTAIAEFAKNRKEGKASKVA; encoded by the coding sequence ATGAACACTTTAGTAACAAAATGGAATAATATTAGTTTGGTAAAAAGAATAATAATGGGGCTTATATTAGGGACTGTATTAGCCTTAGTAGTGCCAAGTGCTACACCAATAGCTTTACTTGGATCTTTATTTGTTGGAGCATTAAAAGCAGTAGCTCCAGTATTGGTTTTCTTCTTAGTAATGGCAGCACTTTGCCAACATAAAGAAGGTAAAAAAACAAATATGAAATCAATTGTATTTTTATATCTTTTAGGAACATTGATAGCAGGAATGGTTGCAGTTATAGGAAGTTTTATGTTCCCTATTAAACTGACATTAGTTGCTGGAGCTGAAGGTGTTACACCTCCTGGTGGAGTAGGAGAAGTATTACAGACTTTATTAATGAACGTTGTATCTAATCCAGTAAGTTCATTAGCAAATGCAAATTATATAGGTATATTAACTTGGGCTTTAGTATTTGGTTTAGCTCTTAAGAATTCATCAGATTCAACTAAACAAGTTATAATAAATATATCTGATGCAGTATCTCAAGCAGTTAGATGGATAATAAACTTAGCACCATTTGGGATAATGGGATTAGTATTTGATACAATTGCTACAGCTGGTATAGAATCATTATTTAGTTATGGTCAATTAATAGTATTATTAGTAGGATGTATGGCATTTGTTGCTTTAGTAGTTAACCCAATATTAACTTTTATAGCAACACGTAAAAATCCATATCCATTAGTATTTAAATGTCTTAAGGAAAGCGGCATTACAGCATTCTTCACTCGTAGTTCAGCTGCAAATATACCAGTAAACATGGGATTATGCAAAGACTTAGGTTTAGATGAAGATACTTACTCAGTTTCAATACCACTTGGAGCTACTATAAATATGGGAGGAGCAGCTATAACAATATCTGTACTAGCACTTGCTGCGGCTCATACGATGGGAGTAAAAGTAGATATAGGAACTGCAGTAATATTAAGTGTACTTTCAGCAGTTAGTGCATGTGGAGCTTCTGGAGTTGCAGGAGGATCATTACTTTTAGTACCACTTGCTTGTAGTTTATTTGGTATACCAAATGATATAGCTATGCAAGTTGTTGGTGTTGGATTTATAGTAGGGGTTATACAAGATTCTTGTGAAACAGCTCTAAATTCATCAACAGATGTTTTATACACTGCAATAGCTGAATTTGCGAAAAATAGAAAAGAAGGAAAAGCTAGTAAAGTAGCTTAA